TTTTAAAGAGTAAAGTACTGAAAAAATAACTAATATAATACCAATGCTGGCATAGAGGTCTGGTCGCTCATTGAGTAAAATAATAGCAAAAAAGACACCAAAAATAGGTTCAAGAGCAAGAAATATGCCACCAAGATTAGCCGCTGTTTTTGATAATCCTATATTCCACAGCCAACTTGCTAATAGTGTACACCCAATACCTAAATACAAAACAGAGGCTATCCCCGAAATAGAAGGTGTTATTTGCCAGTCATCAACAAGGAGTAATGAACAAGGAATACACCACAGTGCAGCAAAAAATAAGGTTAAGGCGGTAAAGCTGCCTTTAGGTACTTTATCGATGAGGACTTTTGATTGTTGCAAAGTAATTGCAATTACAACTGTAGAAGAAAACACAATAAAGCAACCAATGAAATTATCATTACTTAAATCAGGAACTCCCATTACCAAAGCGATTCCCACTAAAGCAATAAGAGATAATAGTATTTGTTTTTTATTGGTGGGTTGATTGAAAAAATAGTGTCCTGCAAGAATAACAAGAAGAGGCTCAAAACCTATCATTGTTGCTGCATTTGACGCTGTCGTATATTCTAATCCAATAAATTGTAATAGAAAGATAGAATTAATTAAAAATGATACTCCAATGACTTTATATAGCAGTGGTTTAGTTAATTTTCTGATACTAGGGATCGCAATATGAGCAATAAAAGGCAGTGCAATAAACCATCTAAATAGCACTATAATCTCAGGAGAGGCTAATGCTTCAGCATATTTTCCCGCAATAAAAGATGTTCCCCATAAAAATGCGGCAGCAAGTAGGTAAAGCATATAATTTTCGACTCCCAATAAACAACAAATAATACGATCTTATACAAATCATTGCTATTTTGTGTTTTTTATACGGACAAAGCGATGTTAAACATAAGATACAATAAGATTATCAGTAAAAATGACTTTAAACAAGGAAAGAGCCAGCATTTTATCACTGCAGTTAGTAGATCAATCTAAAGACCGAGCACTTCTTTGACGAAAGGGACTGTCAATTTTCGCTGTGCTTGTAATGACGCTTGATCTAATATTTCTAAGGTATTAATCAGTGAACTTAAGCGACGATCTAAGCGCTTGAGTAGGAAGCTAGCCACTTCATTTGAGAGCTCGAGACCTTTTTGATAAGCACGTTGTTGTAAAATTTCACATTTTTGCTCATCGGTTAAATGTTCCAGTTGATAAACCTCACCCCAATTTAGGCGGGAACGTAAATCGGGTAATTTTATTGCTAATTGATTAGGTGGACAGTTTGCACTAATAACCAGTAATGTTTTACGAGTTTGTGTTGAGCTAGAATGTTGTTCACGAATGCGATTAAACAAATCAAACAATGTTTCTTCCCACTCTTCCTTACCTGCAATTAAGTGAATGTCATCTAAACAAATTACATCAAGTAAATCTGCATTTTCTAATACTACAGGAGAAAAGTAATGGGACTTTTCAAGGGGAATATAACTTGCATTACGTTGTTGTATTAGAACGTGGTTATTTATTGCTTTAAGTAAATGACTTTTGCCACAACTTTCACTTCCCCAAATATAGAAAAAGGGCTGCGTGACAGTGGTAAGATTTTGGCGCAAAGAATCTAATAGCACAAAATTATTTTGTGCATAAAAATTTTCTAAGGTCTCACCATCGACTTGATGGATTGGAAGTGGTAACTGTAAAATCATAGCCTACAGAATAACGGAAAAAACAATAAATTTCATTATATTTCTTGCAAATTGTAAAAGAGAGACTTAATATCTATCTTGCTTTCAAGGATTTGAAAGTATAGGGAAATTTGTAAATTTTTCCAATGATCTAACCGCTTTATTTTAGGAGAATAGTCAGATGAAAAAGTGGGTGATTGCTTTAATGTCAGGAGTTGTATTATTAGGTACAACAAATATAGTTTATGCTAAAGATGATGTTGTACATCTTTATACGTGGACAGAGTATGTACCAGATGGATTGTTAGATAATTTTACCAAAGAAACTGGTATTAAAGTTGAACTTTCAACCCTTGAGTCTAATGAAACGATGTATGCAAAGTTAAAGTTACAAGCTCAAGAAGGTGGTTATGATGTGATTGCACCAAGTAATTACTTCATCTCAAAAATGGCAAAGGAAGGGATGCTTGAAGAGTTAGATCATAGTAAGTTACCTGTTATTGAGGATCTTAATCCAGATTGGTTAAATAAACCTTATGATGAAGGTAATAAGTATTCACTACCTCAATTACTCGGCGCTCCAGGTATTGCCTTTAATACCGATACTTATCAAGGTAGTCAATTCACCTCGTGGGCAGATTTATGGAAGTCTGAATTTAAAAATAAAGTTCAGATGTTAGATGATGTTCGTGAAGTGTTTAATATTGCATTACTCAAGATTGGCGCAGATCCAAATACACAAGATCCAAAGGTAATTAAGCAGGCGTATGAAGAGTTGTTAAAATTACGCCCAAATATTTTATCTTTTAATTCAGATAACCCTGCAAACGCATTTATTTCAGGTGAAATTGAAGTAGGACAGTTATGGAATGGATCTGTACGTATTGCGAAAAAAGAGGAAGCATCTTTGGATATGGTTTATCCAAAAGAAGGTCCTGTTTTATGGGTCGATACTTTAGCCATTCCGAAAGGTGCAAAAAATGTTGAGGCGGCACACAAACTAATAAATTATTTATTAAGTGCCAAAGTAGCTAAAGAATTAACATTAGCCATTGGTTATCCAACCTCAAATATAAAAGCCTTAGCAATGCTACCAAAAGAAATAACAGAAGATCCTGCTATTTATCCACCTGCTGAGGTGCTAAACAACAGCTATTGGCAAGATGATATTGGTGATGCAATAGAGATTTATGAAAAGTATTACCAAGAGTTAAAGGCTGCTCAATAAGCTTAATTATTTTAAGTATTATTTTTATAACATAAACAGTTGACCTTTTAGAGACTCTAGAAGGTCAATTTTTTGGTCATTACTAGTGTTATTGTAAAAGACTGCTGGATTTAAAGATTAATTTTTAGTATTGTATTTCACAAGATTTTAATAGATAAAATTCACTATGAAAAAGGAGAAGAAATGAATACCCTAGAAAATCACAAAATCACAAAATCACAAAATCACAAAAT
This DNA window, taken from Pasteurella skyensis, encodes the following:
- the hda gene encoding DnaA regulatory inactivator Hda, with product MILQLPLPIHQVDGETLENFYAQNNFVLLDSLRQNLTTVTQPFFYIWGSESCGKSHLLKAINNHVLIQQRNASYIPLEKSHYFSPVVLENADLLDVICLDDIHLIAGKEEWEETLFDLFNRIREQHSSSTQTRKTLLVISANCPPNQLAIKLPDLRSRLNWGEVYQLEHLTDEQKCEILQQRAYQKGLELSNEVASFLLKRLDRRLSSLINTLEILDQASLQAQRKLTVPFVKEVLGL
- a CDS encoding DMT family transporter; its protein translation is MLYLLAAAFLWGTSFIAGKYAEALASPEIIVLFRWFIALPFIAHIAIPSIRKLTKPLLYKVIGVSFLINSIFLLQFIGLEYTTASNAATMIGFEPLLVILAGHYFFNQPTNKKQILLSLIALVGIALVMGVPDLSNDNFIGCFIVFSSTVVIAITLQQSKVLIDKVPKGSFTALTLFFAALWCIPCSLLLVDDWQITPSISGIASVLYLGIGCTLLASWLWNIGLSKTAANLGGIFLALEPIFGVFFAIILLNERPDLYASIGIILVIFSVLYSLKESQSIDKSTK
- a CDS encoding extracellular solute-binding protein is translated as MSGVVLLGTTNIVYAKDDVVHLYTWTEYVPDGLLDNFTKETGIKVELSTLESNETMYAKLKLQAQEGGYDVIAPSNYFISKMAKEGMLEELDHSKLPVIEDLNPDWLNKPYDEGNKYSLPQLLGAPGIAFNTDTYQGSQFTSWADLWKSEFKNKVQMLDDVREVFNIALLKIGADPNTQDPKVIKQAYEELLKLRPNILSFNSDNPANAFISGEIEVGQLWNGSVRIAKKEEASLDMVYPKEGPVLWVDTLAIPKGAKNVEAAHKLINYLLSAKVAKELTLAIGYPTSNIKALAMLPKEITEDPAIYPPAEVLNNSYWQDDIGDAIEIYEKYYQELKAAQ